The genomic window AATTTCGCCGTTGAGCTTCGTCGCGATGTCGCCGGGCAACTTTGCTGGCGCGAACACGCCGTACCAGGAAGTGACGTTGAATCCGGACAAACCCGACTCGGCGATCGTGGGCAGATCGGGAAGCAGGCTCGATCGCTTGATGCTGGTCACGGCGATGGGACGCAGC from Betaproteobacteria bacterium includes these protein-coding regions:
- a CDS encoding tripartite tricarboxylate transporter substrate binding protein; translation: LRPIAVTSIKRSSLLPDLPTIAESGLSGFNVTSWYGVFAPAKLPGDIATKLNGEIRALMNANDVKSKLSNVGAEVDTNTPAEFAQLVRSEIARWAKVVKASGATVN